The proteins below are encoded in one region of Saccopteryx leptura isolate mSacLep1 chromosome 1, mSacLep1_pri_phased_curated, whole genome shotgun sequence:
- the BEND6 gene encoding BEN domain-containing protein 6 isoform X2, producing MQTILQTDEVTNTHALRKGKRKRTETMGSENANSDVDKGQRDPFSGNAFLPGESSSEDEEPLEELSKEELCAKIKSLKQKLTNTRKENSRLRQSLVMLQGNKLSITTEKTILHGDMKPLNVSPISLRAEEEHHTDEKQFKIEKWQIARCNKSKPQKFINDLMQVLYTNEYMATHSLTGAKSSTSREKAVKPAMNQNEVQEIIGVTKQLFPNTDDVSIRRMIGQKLNNCTKKPNLSKNMNSQDIK from the exons ATGCAGACGATCTTGCAAACAGATGAAGTGACAAATACCCACGCTCttagaaaagggaagaggaaaaggacgGAGACCATGGGCTCCGAGAATGCCAACAGTGACGTGGATAAAGGGCAG AGAGACCCATTTTCGGGGAATGCCTTTCTGCCGGGGGAAAGCTCCAGTGAGGATGAAGAGCCTTTAGAAGAATTGTCGAAGGAGGAATTGTGCGCGAAAATAAAAAGCCTGAAACAGAAACTAACGAACACCCGGAAAGAAAACAGCCGACTTCGACAGTCTCTGGTCATGCTTCAAG GAAACAAACTAAGTATAACAACAGAGAAGACCATTTTACATGGAGACATGAAACCTTTGAATGT TTCACCAATTTCCTTGAGAGCTGAAGAAGAGCATCACACTGATGAGAAGCAG ttcaagATTGAAAAATGGCAGATTGCCCGTTGTAACAAGAGCAAGCCTCAGAAGTTTATTAATGATTTGATGCAAGTACTTTACACAAATGAATACATGGCCACGCACAGCCTGACGGGTGCAAAGTCCTCTACTTCCCGAGAGAAAGCTGTAAAGCCAGCTATGAATCAGAATGAAGTTCAAGAAATTATAG GAGTCACTAAACAGTTATTTCCCAACACCGATGATGTCTCAATCAGAAGAATGATAGGGCAAAAGCTAAACAACTGTACCAAGAAACCAAATTTAAGCAAAAATATGAATTCTCAGGATATTAAGTAG
- the BEND6 gene encoding BEN domain-containing protein 6 isoform X1, translated as MQTILQTDEVTNTHALRKGKRKRTETMGSENANSDVDKGQRDPFSGNAFLPGESSSEDEEPLEELSKEELCAKIKSLKQKLTNTRKENSRLRQSLVMLQVLPQAVTQFEELVGMAEAVLKGRGTMLTSASTLWRATNNSSPDSFASMCSNSNSNSNSSSPISLRAEEEHHTDEKQFKIEKWQIARCNKSKPQKFINDLMQVLYTNEYMATHSLTGAKSSTSREKAVKPAMNQNEVQEIIGVTKQLFPNTDDVSIRRMIGQKLNNCTKKPNLSKNMNSQDIK; from the exons ATGCAGACGATCTTGCAAACAGATGAAGTGACAAATACCCACGCTCttagaaaagggaagaggaaaaggacgGAGACCATGGGCTCCGAGAATGCCAACAGTGACGTGGATAAAGGGCAG AGAGACCCATTTTCGGGGAATGCCTTTCTGCCGGGGGAAAGCTCCAGTGAGGATGAAGAGCCTTTAGAAGAATTGTCGAAGGAGGAATTGTGCGCGAAAATAAAAAGCCTGAAACAGAAACTAACGAACACCCGGAAAGAAAACAGCCGACTTCGACAGTCTCTGGTCATGCTTCAAG TGTTACCACAAGCAGTAACCCAGTTTGAAGAATTGGTTGGTATGGCGGAGGCCGTGCTTAAGGGTAGAGGAACCATGCTTACATCTGCGTCCACCCTCTGGAGAGCGACAAACAACTCCTCACCAGATTCATTTGCCTCAATGTGCAGTAATTCTAATTCTAATTCTAATTCCAGTTCACCAATTTCCTTGAGAGCTGAAGAAGAGCATCACACTGATGAGAAGCAG ttcaagATTGAAAAATGGCAGATTGCCCGTTGTAACAAGAGCAAGCCTCAGAAGTTTATTAATGATTTGATGCAAGTACTTTACACAAATGAATACATGGCCACGCACAGCCTGACGGGTGCAAAGTCCTCTACTTCCCGAGAGAAAGCTGTAAAGCCAGCTATGAATCAGAATGAAGTTCAAGAAATTATAG GAGTCACTAAACAGTTATTTCCCAACACCGATGATGTCTCAATCAGAAGAATGATAGGGCAAAAGCTAAACAACTGTACCAAGAAACCAAATTTAAGCAAAAATATGAATTCTCAGGATATTAAGTAG
- the BEND6 gene encoding BEN domain-containing protein 6 isoform X3: MQTILQTDEVTNTHALRKGKRKRTETMGSENANSDVDKGQRDPFSGNAFLPGESSSEDEEPLEELSKEELCAKIKSLKQKLTNTRKENSRLRQSLVMLQGNKLSITTEKTILHGDMKPLNVVTTSSNPV; the protein is encoded by the exons ATGCAGACGATCTTGCAAACAGATGAAGTGACAAATACCCACGCTCttagaaaagggaagaggaaaaggacgGAGACCATGGGCTCCGAGAATGCCAACAGTGACGTGGATAAAGGGCAG AGAGACCCATTTTCGGGGAATGCCTTTCTGCCGGGGGAAAGCTCCAGTGAGGATGAAGAGCCTTTAGAAGAATTGTCGAAGGAGGAATTGTGCGCGAAAATAAAAAGCCTGAAACAGAAACTAACGAACACCCGGAAAGAAAACAGCCGACTTCGACAGTCTCTGGTCATGCTTCAAG GAAACAAACTAAGTATAACAACAGAGAAGACCATTTTACATGGAGACATGAAACCTTTGAATGT TGTTACCACAAGCAGTAACCCAGTTTGA